In one window of Nocardia brasiliensis DNA:
- a CDS encoding IS256 family transposase, translating into MTSVQPIDPRKPFAEQFATTSPDLLREMVSAFVQTLMSAEADAACGAGYGERSDERVNHPNGYCHRDFDTRVGTIDVAIPKLRSGSYFPDWLLERRKRAERALTSVVATCYLLGVSTRRMEKLVESLGVTKLSKSQVSMMARDLDAQVEAFRTRLLDQGPYTFVAADALVLKVRENGRVVNVHALIATGVNADGYREILGLQVTSAEDGAGCLAFFRDLVARGLAGVKLVTSDAHAGLVAAIGATLPGAAWQRCRTHYTVNLMSVCPKSSWPWVRTLLHSVFDQADPESVAAQYDRMLDALAEKLPKVADHLDAARADLLAFTAFPKQIWRQIWSNNPQERLNKEIRRRTDVVGIFPDRGSIIRLVGAVLAEQHDEWIEGRRYLGLDVLARSRGLTTDEQEDTTPAELTA; encoded by the coding sequence ATGACCAGTGTTCAGCCTATCGACCCGAGAAAACCCTTCGCCGAACAATTCGCCACCACCAGTCCGGATCTGCTGCGGGAGATGGTCTCGGCGTTCGTACAGACCTTGATGAGCGCCGAGGCCGACGCCGCCTGTGGCGCCGGCTACGGCGAACGCAGCGACGAGCGAGTCAACCACCCCAACGGCTACTGCCACCGCGACTTCGACACCCGTGTCGGCACGATCGATGTCGCGATCCCGAAACTGCGGTCGGGCAGCTATTTCCCGGACTGGCTGCTCGAACGCCGCAAACGCGCCGAACGGGCGCTGACCAGCGTGGTCGCGACCTGCTACCTACTCGGTGTCTCGACGCGGCGAATGGAGAAACTCGTCGAATCCCTCGGTGTGACAAAGCTTTCCAAGTCGCAGGTATCGATGATGGCCCGCGACCTCGACGCCCAGGTGGAAGCGTTCCGCACCCGGCTCTTGGATCAGGGCCCCTATACGTTCGTCGCCGCGGACGCGCTCGTGCTGAAGGTCCGCGAGAACGGTCGCGTGGTCAATGTCCACGCCCTGATCGCCACCGGCGTCAACGCCGATGGCTACCGGGAAATCCTTGGGCTGCAAGTGACTTCGGCCGAGGACGGCGCAGGCTGTCTGGCGTTCTTCCGAGACCTGGTCGCCCGCGGCCTGGCCGGGGTGAAGTTGGTGACCTCCGACGCCCACGCCGGTCTGGTCGCCGCGATCGGCGCGACCCTGCCCGGCGCGGCCTGGCAACGCTGCCGCACCCACTACACAGTCAACCTGATGAGCGTCTGCCCGAAATCGTCCTGGCCGTGGGTCCGCACCCTGTTGCATTCGGTGTTCGATCAAGCAGACCCGGAATCTGTTGCCGCTCAATATGATCGGATGCTCGACGCGCTGGCCGAGAAACTGCCCAAGGTCGCCGACCACCTCGACGCCGCTCGCGCGGACCTACTGGCGTTCACCGCGTTCCCGAAACAGATCTGGCGTCAGATCTGGTCGAACAACCCGCAGGAACGGCTCAACAAGGAGATCCGCCGCCGCACCGACGTCGTCGGGATCTTCCCCGACCGCGGCTCGATCATCCGCCTCGTCGGCGCGGTCCTGGCCGAACAACACGACGAGTGGATCGAGGGCCGCCGCTACCTCGGCCTCGACGTCCTGGCCCGCTCCCGCGGGCTCACCACCGACGAACAGGAGGACACCACCCCGGCAGAACTCACCGCCTGA
- a CDS encoding IS3 family transposase — MKFAAIADWAASGEFDIEFMCRELDVSRSGYYKWKGRGRSDRERDDRMLTLLIEAIHAKLRGNPGVRRVHAALAAAGRRVSRKRVWRLMRAAGLQGRFPKPFRRTTIRGSKPVDAADRIGRDFTAAQPNQRWCGDITYVKTWTGWAYLATVIDLHDRAVVGWAIADHMRTSLVTDALDMAIARRRPAKGVVFHSDRGTQYTSKEFAKYCAKNGVLRSLGRTGSCFDNAVAESFFATYKKELVHARPWPTVKSLQKETFDWIEFYYNTVRPHSALGYLTPRQYELGYREISQIAA; from the coding sequence GTGAAATTCGCCGCGATCGCGGACTGGGCTGCGTCGGGGGAATTCGACATCGAGTTCATGTGCCGGGAACTGGACGTGTCTCGGTCGGGCTACTACAAGTGGAAAGGCCGCGGTCGCAGCGACCGGGAGCGCGACGATCGCATGCTGACGCTGCTGATCGAGGCGATCCACGCGAAACTGCGTGGCAATCCGGGTGTTCGGCGTGTGCACGCGGCGCTGGCGGCGGCCGGGCGGCGGGTCTCGCGTAAGCGGGTGTGGCGGTTGATGCGGGCGGCCGGTCTGCAAGGCCGGTTTCCGAAACCGTTCCGGCGCACCACGATCCGGGGATCCAAGCCGGTGGACGCCGCGGATCGGATCGGGCGTGATTTCACTGCCGCGCAGCCGAACCAACGCTGGTGCGGTGACATCACCTACGTCAAGACCTGGACCGGGTGGGCGTATCTGGCCACCGTGATCGATCTGCACGATCGGGCCGTGGTCGGCTGGGCGATCGCTGATCACATGCGCACGTCGCTGGTCACCGACGCCCTCGATATGGCCATCGCGCGCCGACGCCCGGCGAAAGGTGTTGTTTTCCATAGCGATCGCGGAACCCAGTACACCTCGAAGGAATTCGCGAAATATTGTGCAAAGAATGGTGTCCTACGGTCCCTCGGCCGGACGGGATCGTGCTTCGACAACGCGGTCGCGGAATCGTTCTTCGCGACCTACAAAAAGGAGCTGGTACACGCTCGTCCGTGGCCGACGGTGAAGTCGCTGCAGAAGGAGACGTTCGACTGGATTGAGTTCTACTACAACACCGTTCGTCCGCATTCGGCGCTCGGCTATTTGACACCACGGCAATACGAGTTAGGGTACAGAGAAATCAGTCAGATCGCGGCTTGA
- a CDS encoding transposase, with protein MGSTRRSFTEEYKAQAVGFVLDQGRPVAEVARNIGVHEMTLRKWVKRAKESGVSGDREKGLTDSEQAELERLRAENAELKMQVAFAKKVATWFAKDQR; from the coding sequence TTGGGTTCGACGCGGCGTAGTTTCACCGAGGAGTACAAGGCCCAGGCGGTAGGTTTCGTCCTGGATCAGGGTCGGCCGGTGGCCGAGGTGGCGCGCAATATCGGCGTGCACGAGATGACGTTGAGGAAATGGGTGAAGAGGGCGAAGGAATCCGGGGTTTCCGGTGACCGGGAGAAGGGACTGACCGACTCGGAACAGGCCGAGTTGGAACGGTTGCGTGCGGAGAACGCGGAGTTGAAGATGCAGGTCGCGTTCGCAAAAAAAGTTGCGACCTGGTTCGCGAAAGACCAGCGGTGA